Within the Roseicitreum antarcticum genome, the region TAATACCAGCCGCCCTGATCGCCCGCATCTTGCATCTGGGCTGCGTCGCGCGTCACCCCGTGCGACCGGCCCAGCACCATGCGGCGCGCCAGATCGGCGTCGTTCGTCGTGGCGCAGCCGCCTTCGGCAGTCGTGATGATCTTGACCGGATGGAACGAAAAGACCGTGATGTCGGAATGTGCGCAGCCGCCCACGGGCGCGCCCTGGTAGCTGGCGCCGATGGAATGGGACGCATCCTCGATCACCCGCACGCCATGGGCGCGCGCCAGCGCGCCGATGGCCGCCATATCGGCGGTCTGGCCCGCGAAATGCACAGGGATCAGTACCTTTGGCAAGCGGCCCGCGCGCTTTGCTGCGTCCAGTTTCGCGCCAAGCGCCTTGGGGCACATCAGGTAGGTCTGGGGGTCGATATCGACGAAATCGACATCAGCCCCGCAATAGAGGCCGACATTGGCCGACGCGACGAAGGTGTTCGGCACAGTCCACAGCAGGTCGCCCGGCCCAAGGTCCAGCGCCATGCACGCGATATGCAGGCCCGAGGTGGCGGAGTTCACCGCGACGGCGTGGGCGGCCCCGGTGCGCGTGGCAATCGCTGTCTCGAACGCGGGGATGGCCGGTCCTTGCGTCAGGAAGTCCGAGCGCAGGACGGCCTCGACCGCGCGGATGTCG harbors:
- the pseC gene encoding UDP-4-amino-4,6-dideoxy-N-acetyl-beta-L-altrosamine transaminase, giving the protein MIPYGRQDISEDDIRAVEAVLRSDFLTQGPAIPAFETAIATRTGAAHAVAVNSATSGLHIACMALDLGPGDLLWTVPNTFVASANVGLYCGADVDFVDIDPQTYLMCPKALGAKLDAAKRAGRLPKVLIPVHFAGQTADMAAIGALARAHGVRVIEDASHSIGASYQGAPVGGCAHSDITVFSFHPVKIITTAEGGCATTNDADLARRMVLGRSHGVTRDAAQMQDAGDQGGWYYEQISLGYNYRMTDIQAALGLSQLDRLDDFIARRHVLARRYDQLLAGLDVVRPVQSPDGHSALHLYPVQVQNRARVFAALRADGIGVNVHYIPVHTHPFWRARGFDWGAFPVSEGFYHRAISLPLHTRLTEVEQDQVVTALTRALTA